Proteins encoded by one window of Pecten maximus chromosome 15, xPecMax1.1, whole genome shotgun sequence:
- the LOC117343933 gene encoding sodium-dependent glucose transporter 1B-like isoform X2 encodes MIDEANGCEGTENIQGSVCGCLGVLVKKLTNDPIYREKCAVTLCIYICFVVMGGVKGTLGPALTDLTMISQADTGTLIVTFLYVGLTIGSLLSGVIYHRINHCLLFAACSLLEAVITAAIPWCYVFHLMLGSHLLVGFAQGIADTAGNTEIIQLWSNDGGTKVVGLHLMFNFGGVVFPIIIAPFLVNKKDIQSLTKSPPLLSSNDTYTTASNQFDVATLTGVNVISGIGSQSFSPEILQTSTDGVINATDSTEREINLDLGTYTSRVYVAYLISACLFVVISIFFIGVYCSVQKRNCSKKEISDFQKPVIKDSHTEKINGYLKCIVLSIMVTIATISRAIDNAFAAYLTTFCTDTLGLTPQQGSFVTSLYFVFVVIGLAFGTALTKLMTTLVYEGIQIGLMVTALVLLTVSASYLFSTGVWISASLLGFGKSVALPLTLSWTNDSFLKINGKLASVFFTSTMIASTTNPLLLGFLMENFTNMWFCYLLLIESCILITFCVFAVIMTNYIRKYVRVSGEDIDKEIHLNEDMH; translated from the exons ATGATCGATGAGGCCAACGGCTGCGAGGGAACGGAAAACATACAGGGATCTGTATGTGGCTGTCTTGGAGTTTTGGTGAAGAAGCTAACGAATGATCCAATTTACAGAGAGAAATGTGCCGTTACACTCTGCATATACATTTGCTTTGTCGTAATG GGAGGCGTGAAAGGAACATTGGGTCCAGCCTTGACGGACCTGACTATGATTTCCCAGGCTGACACCGGAACTCTGATTGTGACGTTTCTCTACGTGGGTTTGACTATCGGGTCACTACTGAGTGGAGTTATATACCACAGAATTAACCATTGTCTCCTGTTCGCCGCCTGTTCTTTGCTGGAAGCGGTCATCACGGCAGCAATACCTTGGTGTTATGTATTTCACCTAATGCTAGGTTCTCATCTTCTGGTCGGGTTTGCCCAGGGTATCGcagatacag CTGGAAATACTGAAATAATTCAGTTGTGGTCAAATGATGGAGGAACGAAGGTAGTTGGTCTTCACCTGATGTTTAACTTTGGAGGAGTAGTCTTTCCTATTATCATCGCTCCATTTCTTGTAAATAAAAAAGACATTCAGAGCTTAACGAAATCTCCTCCACTGCTTTCATCAAACGACACTTATACAACTGCAAGCAATCAGTTTGATGTCGCTACACTCACTGGAGTAAACGTCATTTCCGGTATAGGATCACAAAGCTTCAGCCCAGAGATATTACAAACGTCAACCGATGGAGTTATAAATGCAACAGATTCAACTGAACGTGAGATTAACCTCGATTTGGGCACGTACACGTCACGTGTCTACGTAGCTTATCTAATATCGGCCTGTTTGTTTGTTGTGATTTCAATATTCTTCATTGGCGTCTACTGTTCAGTGCAAAAACGTAATTGTAGCAAAAAAGAAATATCCGATTTCCAAAAACCGGTTATTAAGGACTCGCACACTGAAAAAATTAACGGATATTTGAAATGCATTGTTCTTTCGATAATGGTCACTATAGCAACCATCAGTAGAGCAATTGATAATGCATTTGCTGCTTATTTGACAACTTTCTGTACAGATACACTTGGATTAACACCCCAGCAGGGTTcatttgtgacgtcattgtattttGTGTTCGTCGTGATCGGACTCGCGTTTGGAACAGCATTAACAAAATTGATGACGACATTGGTTTACGAGGGCATTCAAATCGGTTTGATGGTAACGGCATTAGTTTTGTTGACCGTTAGTGCCTCGTATCTCTTCTCAACCGGAGTGTGGATTTCGGCATCTCTATTGGGGTTCGGGAAGTCGGTGGCGTTGCCGCTTACTCTGTCATGGACGAATGATTCCTTTCTGAAGATTAACGGGAAACTGGCATCCGTCTTTTTTACCTCCACTATGATCGCTAGTACAACTAACCCACTACTGCTAGGATTCCTGATGGAAAATTTCACAAACATGTGGTTTTGTTACTTGCTTCTCATTGAAAGTTGTATTCTCATTACTTTCTGTGTATTTGCGGTTATAATGACGAACTACATCAGAAAATACGTTCGTGTATCCGGAGAGGATATTGataaagaaatacatttaaatgaaGACATGCATTAG
- the LOC117343933 gene encoding sodium-dependent glucose transporter 1A-like isoform X4 encodes MFIIYRYIYFLVMSSILSDSNMSLAFQSNHDISRKHDVVDTPDVPTTFCSRIRHDPIYRKKILNTMCLYGSFLGMSFAKGQIGPSFLDLQAISGVGLKGGSGMLTTMYIGYMFGALLGGFLYDKFKRSLLLAHSKFILACATVVIPWCSIYWLMVVAFFFLGATVGATDASMPNIKHEMIRGKRNILQC; translated from the exons atgtttataatatatagatatatttatttcctAGTCATGTCCTCCATCCTCTCCGATTCGAACATGAGTCTAGCCTTCCAAAGTAACCATGACATCAGTAGGAAGCATGACGTGGTTGACACCCCGGATGTTCCAACCACTTTCTGCTCTCGGATTCGACACGACCCCATCTACAGGAAAAAGATCCTCAACACAATGTGCTTATATGGATCCTTCCTAGGAAtg AGCTTTGCGAAAGGCCAGATTGGACCGTCTTTCTTGGACTTACAAGCTATCAGTGGAGTGGGTCTGAAGGGTGGATCTGGCATGCTCACCACCATGTACATAGGTTATATGTTCGGGGCCTTATTAGGTGGATTTCTGTACGACAAATTCAAACGGTCTCTCCTGTTAGCTCACTCGAAGTTTATACTAGCTTGTGCTACAGTAGTCATACCGTGGTGTTCCATCTATTGGCTAATGGTAGTGGCATTCTTCTTTCTTGGAGCAACAGTAGGTGCCACCGACGCCA GCATGCCgaatataaaacatgaaatgatTCGGGGAAAAAGAAATAT TCTGCAATGCTGA
- the LOC117343933 gene encoding sodium-dependent glucose transporter 1A-like isoform X1, which yields MFIIYRYIYFLVMSSILSDSNMSLAFQSNHDISRKHDVVDTPDVPTTFCSRIRHDPIYRKKILNTMCLYGSFLGMSFAKGQIGPSFLDLQAISGVGLKGGSGMLTTMYIGYMFGALLGGFLYDKFKRSLLLAHSKFILACATVVIPWCSIYWLMVVAFFFLGATVGATDAICNAEIQFIWGKDGRRFMQCLHFMYSFGVAVTPLIAIIFLEQVPDSTSSDIQAIPDYEINYTAINSTNSLNTSEELSLSTHGNASRNGSFTSIKDNGFVRSPDIYKAFIITGCVVMVVFVMQIMFFFRYDRKSKMKQKASESITETKSRLPLFTKVQAILHMAGILALICGIDDTLVSFLATFCVKEFDWTKTQGSLLTSLTCFVVAVGRFISIFLVGIISPVNLVGLHAILTMLVFVGTYICVLYKSDLGLWIIMPIFGYAKAPIFACIFTWTDEVFLTVTGRISSMFFLVITTSMAINPLILGFLMDNFSNLWFCYLFFGESVLMILLFCSAYLLTRRVKRLYGTNHDDETIEVKTAENLLDQNHDIVSQ from the exons atgtttataatatatagatatatttatttcctAGTCATGTCCTCCATCCTCTCCGATTCGAACATGAGTCTAGCCTTCCAAAGTAACCATGACATCAGTAGGAAGCATGACGTGGTTGACACCCCGGATGTTCCAACCACTTTCTGCTCTCGGATTCGACACGACCCCATCTACAGGAAAAAGATCCTCAACACAATGTGCTTATATGGATCCTTCCTAGGAAtg AGCTTTGCGAAAGGCCAGATTGGACCGTCTTTCTTGGACTTACAAGCTATCAGTGGAGTGGGTCTGAAGGGTGGATCTGGCATGCTCACCACCATGTACATAGGTTATATGTTCGGGGCCTTATTAGGTGGATTTCTGTACGACAAATTCAAACGGTCTCTCCTGTTAGCTCACTCGAAGTTTATACTAGCTTGTGCTACAGTAGTCATACCGTGGTGTTCCATCTATTGGCTAATGGTAGTGGCATTCTTCTTTCTTGGAGCAACAGTAGGTGCCACCGACGCCA TCTGCAATGCTGAGATACAGTTTATATGGGGTAAAGATGGCAGGCGTTTTATGCAGTGTCTACACTTCATGTATTCGTTTGGAGTAGCTGTAACACCACTAATAGCGATTATATTTCTGGAGCAAGTCCCAGATTCAACGTCATCGGACATACAAGCCATACCAGATTATGAAATTAATTACACAGCGATAAACTCAACAAATAGTCTCAATACATCTGAAGAACTGTCTTTATCTACCCATGGAAACGCTTCTCGTAATGGAAGCTTTACTTCTATTAAAGATAATGGATTTGTGAGAAGTCCGGATATATACAAAGCTTTTATCATTACAGGTTGTGTGGTAATGGTTGTCtttgttatgcaaattatgTTCTTCTTTCGTTACGACAGAAAAtccaaaatgaaacaaaaggCGTCAGAAAGTATTACTGAAACGAAATCAAGGCTGCCCTTGTTTACGAAAGTTCAGGCCATCCTCCACATGGCAGGAATACTGGCGCTGATCTGTGGCATCGATGATACACTTGTGTCGTTTTTAGCTACGTTTTGTGTCAAAGAATTCGATTGGACAAAAACTCAAGGATCATTATTAACATCTCTGACGTGTTTTGTTGTTGCAGTGGGAAGGTTTATTTCGATATTTCTGGTTGGTATTATATCACCCGTAAACCTAGTAGGACTACACGCCATCTTAACCATGCTGGTCTTTGTCGGAActtatatttgtgttttgtatAAGTCTGATCTTGGACTGTGGATAATCATGCCAATATTCGGGTATGCCAAAGCGCCGATCTTTGCTTGtatatttacctggacagaTGAAGTATTTTTGACAGTGACAGGTAGAATTTCCTCTATGTTTTTCCTCGTGATCACAACAAGTATGGCTATCAATCCTTTGATTCTAGGTTTTCTGATGGACAACTTCTCCAACTTGTGGTTTTGTTACCTGTTCTTTGGTGAAAGTGTTCTGATGATTTTGCTGTTCTGCTCGGCCTATCTACTGACAAGACGGGTAAAGCGGTTATATGGTACAAACCACGACGACGAGACTATTGAAGTGAAAACAGCTGAAAACCTTTTAGACCAAAATCACGATATTGTAAGTCAATAA
- the LOC117343933 gene encoding sodium-dependent glucose transporter 1A-like isoform X3, whose translation MSSILSDSNMSLAFQSNHDISRKHDVVDTPDVPTTFCSRIRHDPIYRKKILNTMCLYGSFLGMSFAKGQIGPSFLDLQAISGVGLKGGSGMLTTMYIGYMFGALLGGFLYDKFKRSLLLAHSKFILACATVVIPWCSIYWLMVVAFFFLGATVGATDAICNAEIQFIWGKDGRRFMQCLHFMYSFGVAVTPLIAIIFLEQVPDSTSSDIQAIPDYEINYTAINSTNSLNTSEELSLSTHGNASRNGSFTSIKDNGFVRSPDIYKAFIITGCVVMVVFVMQIMFFFRYDRKSKMKQKASESITETKSRLPLFTKVQAILHMAGILALICGIDDTLVSFLATFCVKEFDWTKTQGSLLTSLTCFVVAVGRFISIFLVGIISPVNLVGLHAILTMLVFVGTYICVLYKSDLGLWIIMPIFGYAKAPIFACIFTWTDEVFLTVTGRISSMFFLVITTSMAINPLILGFLMDNFSNLWFCYLFFGESVLMILLFCSAYLLTRRVKRLYGTNHDDETIEVKTAENLLDQNHDIVSQ comes from the exons ATGTCCTCCATCCTCTCCGATTCGAACATGAGTCTAGCCTTCCAAAGTAACCATGACATCAGTAGGAAGCATGACGTGGTTGACACCCCGGATGTTCCAACCACTTTCTGCTCTCGGATTCGACACGACCCCATCTACAGGAAAAAGATCCTCAACACAATGTGCTTATATGGATCCTTCCTAGGAAtg AGCTTTGCGAAAGGCCAGATTGGACCGTCTTTCTTGGACTTACAAGCTATCAGTGGAGTGGGTCTGAAGGGTGGATCTGGCATGCTCACCACCATGTACATAGGTTATATGTTCGGGGCCTTATTAGGTGGATTTCTGTACGACAAATTCAAACGGTCTCTCCTGTTAGCTCACTCGAAGTTTATACTAGCTTGTGCTACAGTAGTCATACCGTGGTGTTCCATCTATTGGCTAATGGTAGTGGCATTCTTCTTTCTTGGAGCAACAGTAGGTGCCACCGACGCCA TCTGCAATGCTGAGATACAGTTTATATGGGGTAAAGATGGCAGGCGTTTTATGCAGTGTCTACACTTCATGTATTCGTTTGGAGTAGCTGTAACACCACTAATAGCGATTATATTTCTGGAGCAAGTCCCAGATTCAACGTCATCGGACATACAAGCCATACCAGATTATGAAATTAATTACACAGCGATAAACTCAACAAATAGTCTCAATACATCTGAAGAACTGTCTTTATCTACCCATGGAAACGCTTCTCGTAATGGAAGCTTTACTTCTATTAAAGATAATGGATTTGTGAGAAGTCCGGATATATACAAAGCTTTTATCATTACAGGTTGTGTGGTAATGGTTGTCtttgttatgcaaattatgTTCTTCTTTCGTTACGACAGAAAAtccaaaatgaaacaaaaggCGTCAGAAAGTATTACTGAAACGAAATCAAGGCTGCCCTTGTTTACGAAAGTTCAGGCCATCCTCCACATGGCAGGAATACTGGCGCTGATCTGTGGCATCGATGATACACTTGTGTCGTTTTTAGCTACGTTTTGTGTCAAAGAATTCGATTGGACAAAAACTCAAGGATCATTATTAACATCTCTGACGTGTTTTGTTGTTGCAGTGGGAAGGTTTATTTCGATATTTCTGGTTGGTATTATATCACCCGTAAACCTAGTAGGACTACACGCCATCTTAACCATGCTGGTCTTTGTCGGAActtatatttgtgttttgtatAAGTCTGATCTTGGACTGTGGATAATCATGCCAATATTCGGGTATGCCAAAGCGCCGATCTTTGCTTGtatatttacctggacagaTGAAGTATTTTTGACAGTGACAGGTAGAATTTCCTCTATGTTTTTCCTCGTGATCACAACAAGTATGGCTATCAATCCTTTGATTCTAGGTTTTCTGATGGACAACTTCTCCAACTTGTGGTTTTGTTACCTGTTCTTTGGTGAAAGTGTTCTGATGATTTTGCTGTTCTGCTCGGCCTATCTACTGACAAGACGGGTAAAGCGGTTATATGGTACAAACCACGACGACGAGACTATTGAAGTGAAAACAGCTGAAAACCTTTTAGACCAAAATCACGATATTGTAAGTCAATAA